The DNA segment ACGCTGTCGGCCCCTCTCCCCCAAAACGAGCCTTTGAATCGACCTTAATTGAATTCGCTGGCGAACCGTTGATCCGGTATCAAATCTGTTTTAGGCGAGCTTGTCTTGAGGGCGAGGGGAGCCAGACTTACTTCACTTATAAGCCGCACGTCCCAAGGGCCGACACAAAGACAGAGGGTAACGCATCCACATGGCATAACTTCAAAATGCGTCAGCGAGGGATTGCAGAGCATGTTTTCCGGTCCCTCGCTGACGCAGCGGGTTGGGATCTTTGACAGCCCGCGGGGTCCTGACGCCAGCACATCCCCCGAAACAAAAACGCAATACCCAAAACCCTTCCGGTTGCAGGCATAAAAAAACGCCGACCACACAGAAGTGTGGCCAGCGTTTTTGGGTTCACTGCATTGAAATGCGGTGGATGCTTACAGTTTGGCGTCGGTGGCGGGAAGCTCACCTGCTTTGATCTTTTCGCCAAAGGCCTTTCCGTCTTTGCTTTTGACTGGAGCGACTTTCTTGAAAGCTTCCAGGATTTCTGCTTTTACCTTTTCGGGTTCCGCTTTGATGCGTTCCTTGGAAAAGTTTTCGGCGTCAAGGTGTTTGTGAAGGGCGTTGCCATACTCGTTGCGAGCTTCGTCCTTCTTTTCGCCTTTAACGTGGCAGACGTAGCAACCGGCTTTGCGGCCGGATCGCTTGAAATCTTCGCTGGCGTCATCACCCAAGTACTGGGCTTTCCACTGCTTGTTAAATTCACTGATGGCGTATGCTGGCGATCCCAGCATCATCAGGGTTAAGGCCATTAAAGCAAAACGTTTCATTCGCGAGTCCTCAGAGTTGTTTGGTGGGATAATCAACGGCTGGTTCGGAGATTTTATAATAGATCGCGATATTCGCGAGGCAATCCCCAAGTTAGCCAACTGCGATTAAATCTGCTGGGAGACCATTTGTCAAATTAGGTAGGATCGTCTGGTGGGGTCGTTGCACTAGGAAGTAGGGTCGGAAGAAGCCCTATATCAAATCCAGGTAAGACGGTCCCATCTTGAAGAAAATCTTCTGGGGTTAACAAATGAAGCGGTTTTTCGCTGGGGGGGGACGGCTGAGACCAGTGAATGATGGACTGCGGAGCCTGCTCTTTCATCCATGCTGGGGGGGTGTTGGTCGCTAAATCGGACAATCGAAAAAGAACGCTGTCGTCGGCCTGATCGTTTAATCGCACCATTTGGTCGCTATTTCCAGGGCCGCTGTCGTAGTGATTGCCGATTCCGCCAAGGAGCACAAAGGGGCCGTCTTGCAGATTGCTTAGCCCGTTGATTTCAATATGGCTGAATCCTGGAGCGGTTTTGAAGACCGAATTGGTGCAGACGCGGTCTAGAACCACTGGAATCGACCCAGAGGGGCCCAGGTTGACTTGTGCTAAGCCGGTAGGAAGCGAAGCGGTGATCTGTTTGAGGACCAGTTTCAGCTGAGTCCGCCCCGCTGGAGGCTTGGTGATCGCTCCGCCCGTTTCCAGCAGCCGCTGTGAAATCGCGGCCAGGCCATTTTCCCAGCGAAATTGTAACTGGGCGGCAACGTCCATCCGGATCAGTGTCATTTCTCCTCGGACAATGACGTTCAGCAGCTCGATCGCGACCAGCGGAGGGCTGGCAGCACTAACGGTCTGCTGATCTTCGGACGATGTGGGGACCGGGGTGATCCAAAATGCGTTGATCGGATCACGAAGAAATGTATTTTCGATCGTGATCGCACAGTTTTCAAATTGGACGCCTCGATTGGCGGCGATTCGAAAAAGAGCCCCACCATGGACGGCGTTGCTGGGAACTTTCCACACAAATTGTAGGTTCTCAAATCGCACGCGCTGCGATCCGATGTCGACCATCACCGCATGTTCCATCGCTAACAGTGGTGAATTTTCAAACTGGATCTGGCAACCAGGGTCACTCGCGGCGATGACCAAGTTGTTTTGTTCGATGACCAACGGTTCGGTGACGATCAGCCGTTCGGCAAGTTCAATCCGAGCGATCTTGTGTTCGTTTGCCAATGCCAATGCAGTGGCCAAATCGTTGGTTCGAAGTTCATCGGGCGTGGTGGCTGAAATCCCGCCGACGCGGATCCGAGTCGCGGTAAGTTCTGAGATCGTGCTGCTCATCGCCGCGCCACTGGGAAGGTTCTCTTCCAGCCGAGTCGTTTCGGGGACGATCCCAGGCGGGAGCGGGATTTGTTGGATGCTTGGAGGCTGAGTCGCTTCGTCGGACGATGATGGCGCCGGTGGTCCGACCAGCGGTTTCGTCGCTAACAGATCCTCACCCATGTTGCTGGGCTTTCGTAGCAGATCCGTTGCTGGTTGGTTTGTCTCTTTAGGACGCAGCGAAGCCATCCGCGTCGGTTCGCTGGCCATGCTGGTGGGGCGCGGCATGCTGTCGTCGACGGCGCTAACCGAAGAGAGCAGCTGTAGCCATGCGACGCTTAGAACGAGAAGAACGGCGGCGGTGATCCACGGCAGGTGGCGTTCCAAACGAGCCAGCCAGCTGCTGCCCGTGCTGATCGCGACGGTCGATAATCCCTGCGAACGAGTCAGGTTTTCGCGCCGTGCTAGTTCGGCCAGGTCGGAGATCAAATCGATTGGACGACGGTAGCGATCCCCAGGACGTTTTGCCAACATCTTGTGGAGAATGGAAACCAGGTCGTCGCTTACCTCTGGACGCACGTCCCGAGGATCCGGTGGAGGCGAATTGCCATGGCTGAGCAATTTTTGCAGGACCGTTCCACCCGGGTATGGCGGGCTGCCGGTCAACATGAAGTACAGTGTGCAGCCAAGGGAATAAATGTCGCTTCGCACGTCGGCGTCGCGAGGGTCGCGGGCCTGTTCCGGCGAAATGTAGTCGAACGTGCCCAGCGTCACGCCGCTGGCGGTCATGTCTCCGGAGACTTCCAACTGGAGCGTTCTTGCCAAACCCATGTCAACAACCTTCACCTGCCCGTCCGGGCGGATCAGGACGTTGGACGGTTTGATGTCGCGGTGAACGACGCCACGCAGATGGGCATGTTCAAGCGCTTCGGCTACCTGGCGGACGAAGTAGACCGCCTCGTCGATCGATAGGACCCCGTGGCGGTTAACCAAATCACGAACGTTCGTTCCTTCGATAAATTCGAAAACGATGTAGTGCCATTCATCGTGTCGGCCAACGTCGTAGACGCGAGCGATGTTGGGATGGTCCAGCTTGGCAGCACTCTGAGCTTCATTGCGGAACCTTCGCAGCAGATCGGGGTCTTCGCCGACGCGAGGGATGACCTTGATCGCGACCGTGCGGTCCAGACGCGTATCGTGGGCGCTAAAAACAGCGCCCATTCCACCCCCGCCGATCAAACTGTTCAGCTGAAAATGGTTCAGATGGTATCCCAGCAGGACACTCGCAATCTGAGCGGGCGTATGTCCGGCTAAAGGAGATTGCCCGTCCCCGTTCGCTTTTCGAATAACCGTCTTGGCGGCGACCAGATCGTCGATCGGCAAATCCGCAGCACTTCCCTGATCCGGAGGCGTTAAGTCTTGGCCCGGGATCTCTTCGGTGGAAGTATCCGCAGGGAGCGCAGGGCTTAGACGAGGCAGCACGGGTTTCGTGCTCTCGGTTTCGCTGCTGGCCGCGATTTCACGGTCCGGTTCCGAGTCCGGGCCTGGATCGTCAGCCGAAGAAGA comes from the Roseimaritima multifibrata genome and includes:
- a CDS encoding serine/threonine protein kinase, with protein sequence MDPSTQPSSSADDPGPDSEPDREIAASSETESTKPVLPRLSPALPADTSTEEIPGQDLTPPDQGSAADLPIDDLVAAKTVIRKANGDGQSPLAGHTPAQIASVLLGYHLNHFQLNSLIGGGGMGAVFSAHDTRLDRTVAIKVIPRVGEDPDLLRRFRNEAQSAAKLDHPNIARVYDVGRHDEWHYIVFEFIEGTNVRDLVNRHGVLSIDEAVYFVRQVAEALEHAHLRGVVHRDIKPSNVLIRPDGQVKVVDMGLARTLQLEVSGDMTASGVTLGTFDYISPEQARDPRDADVRSDIYSLGCTLYFMLTGSPPYPGGTVLQKLLSHGNSPPPDPRDVRPEVSDDLVSILHKMLAKRPGDRYRRPIDLISDLAELARRENLTRSQGLSTVAISTGSSWLARLERHLPWITAAVLLVLSVAWLQLLSSVSAVDDSMPRPTSMASEPTRMASLRPKETNQPATDLLRKPSNMGEDLLATKPLVGPPAPSSSDEATQPPSIQQIPLPPGIVPETTRLEENLPSGAAMSSTISELTATRIRVGGISATTPDELRTNDLATALALANEHKIARIELAERLIVTEPLVIEQNNLVIAASDPGCQIQFENSPLLAMEHAVMVDIGSQRVRFENLQFVWKVPSNAVHGGALFRIAANRGVQFENCAITIENTFLRDPINAFWITPVPTSSEDQQTVSAASPPLVAIELLNVIVRGEMTLIRMDVAAQLQFRWENGLAAISQRLLETGGAITKPPAGRTQLKLVLKQITASLPTGLAQVNLGPSGSIPVVLDRVCTNSVFKTAPGFSHIEINGLSNLQDGPFVLLGGIGNHYDSGPGNSDQMVRLNDQADDSVLFRLSDLATNTPPAWMKEQAPQSIIHWSQPSPPSEKPLHLLTPEDFLQDGTVLPGFDIGLLPTLLPSATTPPDDPT